The following coding sequences are from one Psychrobacter sp. AH5 window:
- a CDS encoding DNA repair protein RecO C-terminal domain-containing protein produces the protein MRNEPLVGYLLHQRSYQEKRAIYYLFSEQHGVVHGIGKKGAPLFEPLQLFATGKRDLKTFTQMTIIPFERPIRDNQALEQTDKTDKQVTNASSDYLANQTNHLPESSTTQRYGQIRGQQQYAALYLNEILWKLLPTEDPMPVLWQYYQNSLNLLKQSLSAEELRLCLRQFEQQLFKELGFALSLTEDSSLEAIDAESTYRFLADTGFMPVIAEAPTESAPTSSLFRGEEILAMAKLGITAATINSWSRLNRQLIDQLLDYQPLQSRLLWQQQQRYQ, from the coding sequence ATGCGTAATGAGCCATTAGTAGGTTATTTATTACATCAGCGCTCTTATCAAGAAAAGCGCGCTATCTATTATCTGTTCTCTGAGCAGCACGGCGTCGTTCATGGTATCGGCAAAAAAGGCGCGCCACTATTTGAACCTCTACAGCTTTTTGCTACCGGTAAGCGTGATCTAAAAACTTTTACCCAAATGACTATCATTCCGTTCGAGCGCCCTATAAGAGACAACCAAGCGCTTGAGCAAACAGACAAGACAGATAAACAAGTTACTAACGCCTCCTCTGATTATTTAGCTAATCAAACTAATCATCTTCCAGAATCTAGTACTACTCAGCGCTACGGCCAAATTCGTGGTCAACAGCAGTATGCCGCTTTATATCTTAATGAGATATTATGGAAGCTATTACCTACCGAAGACCCTATGCCAGTATTATGGCAATACTATCAAAATAGCCTAAATCTACTCAAGCAATCGCTGAGCGCAGAAGAGCTACGCTTGTGCTTACGCCAGTTTGAGCAGCAGTTATTTAAAGAGCTAGGGTTTGCTTTGAGCTTGACAGAAGATAGTAGCTTAGAGGCGATTGATGCTGAAAGCACTTATCGATTTTTAGCAGATACTGGTTTTATGCCAGTGATAGCAGAAGCTCCTACAGAATCAGCTCCTACATCGAGCCTATTTAGGGGTGAAGAGATACTAGCAATGGCTAAGCTTGGTATTACCGCCGCTACTATTAACTCATGGTCGCGTCTAAATCGTCAGCTTATCGATCAATTACTCGATTATCAGCCGCTACAGAGTCGCTTATTATGGCAGCAGCAACAACGTTACCAATAA
- a CDS encoding bifunctional (p)ppGpp synthetase/guanosine-3',5'-bis(diphosphate) 3'-pyrophosphohydrolase translates to MVKIREGLPLVDGQTTKEDSATLAAQLVASQRSHQSANSYAQIPFDIKQQLATHKLHTTFDRSEALAYHNHDPKLANKALDDSLFGDSETLSDTIDLDQANIDVPTWLNNVADRIGQDSVPNLAAACEFIRSRMNTSESERSGAYVTGIGMSDILTYLYQDEDALVAAMLYRSARKSLISMEEIEQNFGADIRILVKDALAMGKLSAIIESNKRLEDHFINKQQDQLSNIYSMLISVTNDVRVVLIKLAERTFAMRELSFSNTDRQQRVAREVMTIYAPLAHRLGIAQLKWELEDLAFRYLAPERYKEIAKLLAEKRSEREDYIQRVENQLTQALIDADIVGEVSGRVKHIYSIYRKMKLKGLSFDQLYDIRALRVLVHDPADCYHVLGLVHGLWRYIPEQFDDYITNPKPNGYRSLHTAVIAENKSLEVQIRTHEMHFEAELGMCAHVNYKEGLKNKKDNYLTQRISSLRHLLSINNEARNQAHDDADYDGSDNNEFEEDEQAIDFDELERIYIFSRDGDIIELPKGATVLDFAYYVHTQVGNRAQAARVNQRYVPLTYQLKTGEQVEIITKSSREPNRDWLVASLGYIHTSRARSKLRQWFNKQDRDKNIEIGRHMLSRELERLSVHPNSIDLNDYLQFFHVNTADDIIVGLVTGEIGLNQLTGHISRQLRLEPEREKEEFIPSIDPKSTGKADAYKIYIEGLDNIEINLAGCCHPIQGEPVSGYITLSRGVSIHNRGCPEYQRLIEREPERAISASWKSKAGRYQPVDIHIEAYDRRGLLRDLTQVIDKENVNIRQVDTLSNDDNIALLKFHVEVAGLAHLSKLLAKLEQQPGILHARRAAAP, encoded by the coding sequence ATGGTCAAGATTCGAGAAGGATTACCATTAGTAGATGGTCAAACCACTAAAGAGGACAGCGCGACCTTGGCAGCACAATTGGTTGCTAGTCAGCGCTCTCATCAATCTGCCAATAGTTACGCGCAAATTCCTTTCGATATCAAGCAGCAGTTAGCTACCCATAAGTTGCACACTACTTTTGATCGCTCAGAAGCTCTAGCCTATCATAATCATGACCCAAAACTGGCTAATAAAGCGCTCGATGACTCTTTATTTGGCGACTCCGAAACGCTAAGCGATACGATTGACTTAGATCAAGCCAATATTGATGTGCCCACTTGGCTTAATAATGTCGCGGATCGTATAGGCCAAGACTCAGTGCCAAACCTAGCAGCGGCCTGTGAGTTTATTCGTAGCCGGATGAATACTAGCGAATCTGAGCGCTCAGGTGCTTATGTCACTGGCATTGGTATGAGCGACATTCTAACTTATCTTTATCAAGATGAAGACGCGCTAGTAGCGGCCATGCTCTATCGTAGCGCGCGTAAATCCCTAATCTCTATGGAGGAGATCGAACAAAACTTTGGCGCTGATATTCGCATATTAGTCAAAGACGCTTTGGCTATGGGTAAGCTATCTGCCATTATTGAGAGCAATAAGCGCCTAGAAGATCACTTTATAAATAAGCAGCAAGACCAGCTATCAAATATCTACAGCATGCTCATCTCAGTGACTAACGATGTACGGGTAGTACTGATCAAGCTTGCTGAGCGTACTTTTGCTATGCGCGAGCTATCTTTTTCTAATACCGATCGTCAGCAACGCGTTGCCCGCGAAGTCATGACTATTTATGCCCCGCTCGCCCACCGCTTAGGTATTGCTCAGCTTAAATGGGAGCTTGAAGACTTAGCTTTTCGTTATCTTGCGCCTGAGCGTTATAAGGAGATTGCCAAGCTATTAGCTGAGAAGCGTAGCGAGCGTGAGGATTATATTCAGCGCGTAGAAAACCAGCTTACCCAAGCTTTGATCGATGCTGATATCGTAGGCGAGGTCTCAGGCCGGGTCAAACATATCTATTCTATTTATCGCAAAATGAAGCTCAAAGGTTTATCTTTTGACCAACTTTATGATATCCGTGCGCTACGCGTATTGGTCCACGACCCTGCTGATTGCTACCACGTATTGGGACTGGTTCACGGCTTATGGCGTTATATCCCTGAGCAGTTTGATGACTATATTACCAACCCTAAGCCAAACGGCTATCGCTCTTTACATACCGCTGTTATTGCTGAGAATAAATCGCTTGAAGTGCAGATTCGTACTCACGAGATGCACTTTGAAGCGGAGCTTGGTATGTGCGCGCACGTCAACTATAAAGAGGGTTTAAAAAATAAAAAAGATAATTATCTTACTCAAAGAATAAGCTCATTACGTCATTTGTTATCGATCAATAATGAGGCGCGCAATCAAGCTCATGATGATGCAGATTACGATGGTAGTGACAATAATGAATTTGAGGAAGACGAACAAGCTATCGACTTTGATGAGCTGGAGCGTATCTACATCTTTAGTCGTGACGGCGATATTATAGAGCTGCCAAAAGGTGCAACGGTGCTTGATTTTGCTTATTATGTACATACCCAAGTCGGTAATCGCGCCCAAGCGGCTCGGGTCAATCAGCGCTATGTCCCACTCACCTATCAGCTCAAAACCGGCGAGCAGGTAGAGATTATTACCAAGTCCTCGCGCGAGCCGAATCGCGACTGGCTAGTGGCCTCGCTAGGCTATATTCATACTAGCCGCGCGCGCTCCAAGCTACGCCAGTGGTTCAATAAACAAGATCGTGATAAGAATATTGAGATCGGAAGACACATGCTGAGTCGTGAGCTTGAGCGCTTATCGGTACATCCTAATAGCATCGATCTAAATGACTATCTTCAGTTTTTCCATGTCAATACCGCAGATGATATTATTGTCGGTTTGGTTACTGGTGAGATTGGTCTCAATCAGCTAACCGGCCATATCTCTAGACAGCTACGTTTAGAGCCTGAGCGCGAAAAAGAAGAGTTTATTCCTAGCATTGATCCCAAATCAACTGGCAAAGCTGATGCCTATAAGATTTATATAGAAGGTTTGGATAATATTGAGATCAATCTTGCCGGCTGCTGTCACCCTATCCAAGGTGAACCTGTTTCAGGATATATTACTTTGTCACGCGGCGTCAGTATTCATAATCGCGGCTGTCCTGAATATCAGCGGCTAATAGAGCGTGAGCCTGAGCGTGCTATCAGTGCCTCTTGGAAATCAAAAGCTGGACGTTATCAGCCCGTAGATATTCATATTGAAGCCTATGATCGGCGCGGTTTATTAAGAGATTTGACACAAGTTATCGATAAAGAAAACGTCAATATTCGTCAAGTCGACACGCTAAGTAATGATGACAATATTGCTTTATTAAAGTTCCATGTCGAAGTCGCTGGACTGGCTCATTTATCAAAACTATTGGCTAAACTTGAGCAGCAGCCAGGAATACTACATGCGCGCCGAGCGGCTGCGCCTTAA
- a CDS encoding prepilin-type N-terminal cleavage/methylation domain-containing protein codes for MSIFNRISTSSFVNKDLISHLTGNVIFNQLIRFYKAISLRVYRFGNILRYLQALKKRWLTYSPLFLALMLKAFSINKKSNNSLSKTSRGFTLPELIVTVCVLAIIAVIATPPIIKQLTRMEAKRIRYALTTAIATAKAESYIRRQNLIVCLADLQGRCNKNNDKAILLFFDINDNKNFDENVDELLDKQRLAPRYSRLQLRAGNRHYIKFWGDSGKPRGFFGHIKYCPTSSYNQSMYQISFNQVGIVKYKPSQAHPTGC; via the coding sequence ATGTCAATATTCAACAGAATTTCAACAAGTAGCTTTGTTAATAAAGATCTTATAAGCCATCTTACTGGCAATGTCATTTTTAATCAGCTAATAAGGTTTTATAAAGCTATATCCTTAAGAGTTTATAGATTTGGCAACATTCTGCGTTACTTACAAGCGCTCAAAAAACGTTGGCTGACTTATTCTCCGCTGTTTTTAGCATTAATGCTTAAAGCTTTTAGTATTAATAAAAAGTCCAATAACTCGCTTAGTAAAACCAGTCGCGGATTCACTTTACCTGAGCTAATAGTCACTGTTTGCGTACTAGCTATCATCGCTGTCATTGCTACGCCGCCCATTATAAAACAGCTGACTAGAATGGAGGCTAAGCGTATTAGATATGCTCTAACCACAGCGATAGCTACTGCAAAAGCCGAGAGCTATATTAGACGCCAAAATCTAATTGTTTGTTTGGCAGACTTGCAAGGTCGTTGTAATAAAAATAATGATAAAGCGATACTGTTGTTTTTTGATATTAACGATAATAAAAACTTTGATGAAAATGTCGATGAGTTATTGGATAAACAGCGACTCGCTCCTAGGTACTCGCGGCTACAGCTTCGCGCTGGCAATCGGCACTATATAAAGTTTTGGGGAGATAGCGGTAAGCCTCGTGGGTTTTTTGGTCATATAAAATATTGTCCCACTTCTAGCTACAATCAAAGTATGTATCAAATCTCTTTTAATCAAGTGGGTATCGTCAAATACAAACCTAGTCAAGCGCATCCTACGGGCTGCTAG
- the typA gene encoding translational GTPase TypA — protein MANDIKHLRNIAIIAHVDHGKTTLVDKLLHQSGTFGDRANIAERAMDSGDIEQERGITILAKNTAIRWTDKSDDTEYRINIVDTPGHADFGGEVERVMSMVDCVLLVVDAVDGPMPQTRFVTQKAFEQGLKPIVVINKIDRPGARPDWVMDQIFDLFDNLGATDEQLDFPIVYASALNGIAGLEADNLAEDMTPLFKTIVDVVQPPQVDADAPFRMQISSLDYNSFVGVIGIGRIQRGKVKTNTQVTVIDKNGNTRNGRILKIMGYHGLDRIEVEDAQAGDIICITGIDALNISDTICDPSHVEALPPLTVDEPTVSMNFQVNNSPFAGREGKFVTSRNIRERLERELIHNVALRVEDTESPDKFKVSGRGELHLSVLIENMRREGFELGVSGPEVIVKEVDGKLQEPYENVVFDIEEEHQGAIMEQVGLRKGEMTNMELDGKGRMRIEATVPARGLIGFRSEFLTLTSGTGIMTSSFSHYGPQKIGDVGGRSNGVLVSMAKGVCLGFALFNLQKRGKLFAEPQLEVYEGMIVGLNSRNDDMAVNPTTAKQLTNVRASGTDEALTLTPAIKFTLEQALEFIQDDELVEVTPKAIRLRKRYLTESERKRHGRKKGA, from the coding sequence ATGGCGAACGATATTAAACATTTACGTAATATTGCAATCATTGCCCACGTTGACCACGGCAAAACTACCTTAGTTGATAAATTATTACATCAATCAGGTACTTTTGGTGATCGTGCTAATATTGCTGAACGCGCAATGGACTCAGGTGATATTGAGCAAGAACGTGGTATCACTATTTTGGCTAAAAATACCGCTATCAGATGGACAGACAAATCAGATGATACCGAATACCGTATTAATATTGTCGATACCCCAGGTCACGCCGATTTTGGTGGTGAAGTTGAGCGGGTTATGTCAATGGTTGACTGCGTGTTATTGGTCGTTGATGCGGTTGATGGTCCGATGCCGCAAACTCGTTTTGTAACACAAAAAGCATTCGAGCAAGGTTTGAAGCCTATCGTAGTTATCAATAAAATCGATCGTCCTGGCGCTCGTCCTGATTGGGTTATGGATCAGATCTTTGATCTATTTGACAATCTTGGTGCAACCGATGAGCAGTTAGATTTTCCTATTGTTTATGCCTCAGCGCTAAATGGTATTGCCGGTCTTGAAGCGGATAACTTAGCTGAGGATATGACTCCGCTATTTAAAACCATCGTTGATGTAGTACAGCCCCCACAAGTCGATGCCGATGCGCCTTTTCGTATGCAAATCTCAAGCCTTGACTATAATAGCTTCGTAGGGGTTATTGGTATCGGCCGTATTCAGCGCGGTAAAGTTAAAACCAATACGCAAGTGACTGTTATCGATAAAAATGGCAACACTCGTAACGGCCGTATTTTGAAGATTATGGGCTATCATGGTCTTGATCGTATTGAAGTAGAAGACGCGCAAGCCGGTGATATTATCTGTATTACTGGTATTGATGCGTTAAATATCTCTGATACGATTTGTGATCCTAGCCATGTCGAAGCTTTACCGCCATTAACGGTTGATGAGCCTACTGTTTCGATGAACTTTCAGGTGAATAACTCACCATTTGCTGGCCGCGAAGGTAAGTTTGTCACCTCGCGTAATATTCGTGAGCGTCTAGAGCGTGAGCTGATTCATAACGTGGCACTGCGCGTTGAAGATACTGAGTCTCCTGACAAGTTCAAAGTATCAGGTCGCGGCGAGCTGCATCTGTCAGTACTGATTGAAAATATGCGCCGTGAAGGTTTTGAGCTTGGAGTCTCAGGCCCAGAGGTTATCGTCAAAGAAGTCGATGGTAAACTACAAGAGCCGTATGAAAATGTGGTTTTTGATATCGAAGAAGAGCATCAAGGCGCTATCATGGAACAAGTTGGCTTACGTAAAGGTGAGATGACTAACATGGAGCTCGATGGTAAAGGTCGTATGCGTATCGAAGCGACTGTACCAGCTCGTGGTCTGATTGGTTTCCGCTCTGAGTTCTTAACTCTGACCTCAGGTACGGGTATCATGACCTCAAGCTTCTCACATTATGGTCCACAAAAGATTGGTGATGTCGGTGGCCGCTCTAACGGTGTGTTAGTTTCTATGGCAAAAGGTGTTTGCTTAGGTTTTGCCTTATTTAACCTACAAAAACGCGGTAAGCTATTTGCTGAGCCACAGCTAGAAGTTTATGAAGGTATGATCGTTGGTCTAAACTCTCGTAATGATGACATGGCGGTGAACCCAACGACGGCTAAGCAGCTAACTAACGTTCGTGCTAGTGGTACGGATGAAGCGTTGACTTTGACGCCGGCTATTAAGTTTACCCTTGAGCAAGCGCTTGAGTTCATTCAAGATGATGAGTTAGTGGAAGTAACGCCAAAAGCTATTCGTCTGCGTAAGCGTTATTTGACTGAAAGTGAGCGTAAGCGTCATGGTCGTAAGAAAGGCGCTTAA
- a CDS encoding OmpA family protein: MKLNKIALALFAVTAAPLAANAGVTISPLLLGYHYSEGADGDQAEVFNVGKNITPGTGDLAATNGVYKEDGLYTGAALGIELTPSTQFQVEYGVSNTDGVNDNSNATFDVEQEMISGNFLIGFEEFTGYTENAFKPYMLIGAGQSKIKVENQAAYTTDPGQTIQNGQSGLIPAGTKVANSKDTIGNLGLGAMYRINDALSLRGEARAIHNFDNNWWEGMALAGLEVVLGGHLKPTVAVPPVVEPDVYVPPVVVIEEDVDSDGDGVVDRLDACPGTPMNVVVDERGCPVDVDVIDELKMELRVFFDNDKSVIKSQYQPEIAKVAEKMREYPNSTARIEGHASKTGPSARYNQRLSEARAVAVKSMLTNEFGVAPNRLSTVGYGYDQPIAPNDTEEGRAMNRRVYAIITGDKTMTVEQTKDMVIQ; the protein is encoded by the coding sequence ATGAAACTGAATAAAATAGCTTTGGCTCTGTTTGCTGTAACAGCAGCCCCACTAGCCGCTAACGCTGGTGTTACTATCAGCCCGTTACTACTAGGTTATCATTACAGCGAAGGCGCTGATGGAGATCAGGCCGAAGTCTTCAACGTTGGCAAGAATATAACTCCTGGTACTGGTGACTTAGCTGCTACCAATGGTGTTTACAAAGAAGACGGCTTATATACTGGTGCAGCTTTAGGTATTGAACTAACTCCTTCTACTCAGTTTCAAGTAGAGTATGGTGTTTCTAATACTGATGGTGTGAACGATAACTCTAATGCTACTTTTGATGTTGAACAAGAGATGATCTCTGGTAACTTCTTAATTGGTTTTGAAGAGTTCACAGGCTATACTGAAAATGCCTTCAAACCATATATGTTAATCGGTGCTGGTCAATCCAAGATTAAAGTAGAAAACCAAGCTGCATACACTACTGACCCTGGTCAAACTATTCAAAACGGTCAGAGCGGTTTAATCCCTGCAGGAACCAAAGTAGCTAATTCTAAAGATACTATAGGTAATCTAGGTCTAGGTGCTATGTACCGTATCAATGACGCACTAAGTCTACGTGGTGAAGCTCGTGCTATCCATAACTTCGATAACAACTGGTGGGAAGGCATGGCCTTAGCTGGTTTAGAAGTCGTACTAGGTGGTCACTTGAAGCCTACCGTAGCAGTACCACCAGTAGTAGAGCCTGATGTATATGTGCCACCAGTAGTCGTAATCGAAGAAGATGTTGACTCTGACGGTGATGGCGTTGTCGATAGACTTGATGCTTGCCCAGGTACCCCAATGAACGTGGTAGTTGACGAGCGCGGTTGCCCAGTAGACGTTGATGTTATCGATGAGCTAAAAATGGAGCTACGTGTGTTCTTTGATAACGACAAATCTGTTATTAAATCACAGTACCAGCCTGAAATTGCTAAAGTAGCTGAGAAGATGCGCGAGTATCCTAACTCAACAGCTCGCATCGAAGGTCATGCTTCAAAAACTGGCCCATCTGCACGTTATAACCAACGTTTATCAGAAGCTCGTGCTGTGGCGGTTAAATCTATGTTGACTAACGAATTTGGCGTTGCTCCAAACCGTCTATCAACAGTAGGTTATGGTTATGACCAACCTATCGCTCCAAACGACACTGAAGAAGGTCGTGCTATGAACCGTCGCGTTTATGCCATCATCACTGGTGACAAAACGATGACTGTTGAACAAACTAAAGATATGGTTATCCAGTAA
- the mutM gene encoding bifunctional DNA-formamidopyrimidine glycosylase/DNA-(apurinic or apyrimidinic site) lyase has protein sequence MPELPEVETTKSSLAPLLNQTITAVEVFQPKLRWLMPDDLSSLVGYSLKKVERRAKYLILSFLPTSKVSAPTKDGASNNPKLRQLIIHLGMSGSLQQHPYGTDKRKHDHLILTFSRDGGDYTQLHYHDPRRFGAVLWYDDYKSKLLDHLGLEPLSTEFDADYLYHFIQRLSHDNNANVNKKPIARPIKSVIMEQQVVVGVGNIYAAESLYLSAIHPATPANSLSYQQIATLVEHIKATLERSITLGGSTLRDFTVASGQTGYFQQTLNVYGRQGEDCPSCATPLDNIKLNGRASVFCPNCQPL, from the coding sequence ATGCCTGAATTACCTGAAGTCGAAACCACCAAATCCAGCCTTGCGCCTTTACTTAATCAGACGATAACCGCTGTAGAGGTGTTTCAGCCCAAACTACGTTGGCTGATGCCTGATGACTTAAGCTCTTTAGTAGGCTACTCTCTTAAAAAGGTTGAGCGCCGAGCTAAGTATTTAATTTTAAGCTTTTTACCTACATCAAAGGTATCTGCTCCTACGAAAGACGGCGCTAGTAATAACCCCAAATTACGACAGCTCATTATACATTTAGGCATGTCAGGGAGCTTACAGCAGCATCCATATGGTACAGACAAACGCAAGCATGATCATTTAATACTGACATTTAGTCGTGATGGCGGCGACTATACTCAACTGCATTATCATGATCCAAGACGCTTTGGCGCAGTACTTTGGTACGATGATTACAAAAGTAAGCTATTAGATCATTTAGGACTAGAGCCTTTATCCACCGAGTTTGATGCTGATTACTTATATCATTTTATTCAGCGCCTTAGTCATGATAATAATGCAAACGTCAACAAGAAGCCTATCGCTCGCCCTATCAAATCCGTGATTATGGAGCAGCAAGTAGTAGTTGGCGTCGGTAATATCTACGCTGCTGAGAGCTTGTATTTATCCGCTATTCATCCTGCTACTCCTGCCAATAGCTTATCTTATCAGCAGATAGCGACGTTAGTAGAGCATATAAAAGCCACTTTAGAGAGATCTATTACTCTTGGCGGCTCGACCTTGCGCGACTTTACCGTCGCTAGCGGACAGACTGGTTACTTCCAGCAAACGCTCAATGTCTATGGCAGACAAGGCGAGGACTGCCCTTCTTGTGCTACCCCTTTAGATAATATCAAGCTAAACGGACGGGCTAGTGTTTTTTGTCCTAATTGCCAACCTCTATAA
- the rlmD gene encoding 23S rRNA (uracil(1939)-C(5))-methyltransferase RlmD encodes MQPTPHQNAENNDQNDAQNDVQNTAKSTDVKDQAHLHQAQDNQGIITPPNKKKSKPSSKTRRRLKDAEPLPFTIDRLSHDGRGVAIYGNGFDAKAGHAEDKHGKKVFVSFALPGESALVKLTNSRASFEEGDAIEITANPNPERAVPPCPHFGVCGGCNLQHWQPDAQIHFKQSVLAEMLVHQADVQPDHWLDPVVGDRLGYRTKARLGVRYVAKKETALVGFRERSSNFLAELNECHILDPRIGFEIENLKALTSTLESRDKIAQLELAMGEYIAELPDGKQPVALIVRHLAPLSDSDVDTLKAFFAARSWQLYLQSKGADSIERIALTSDDDMSEQFGRLYYQLPEYDLTFEFIPTDFTQVNLSVNRQMTKLACELLDLKAGERVLDLFSGLGNFSLPLARLVGESGKVIGVEGSEEMTLRAATNAKRNGLDNTEFYSQDLTQDCTDQPWANQGFDALLIDPPRSGAWEIMQYLPKFNAKRIVYVSCNPATLARDTKALLEQGYRLTHAGVMDMFCHTGHVESIARFEKVAC; translated from the coding sequence ATGCAACCCACCCCACACCAAAACGCTGAAAACAATGATCAAAATGACGCTCAAAATGACGTTCAAAACACCGCTAAAAGTACTGACGTTAAGGATCAGGCCCACTTGCATCAAGCTCAAGACAACCAAGGTATTATTACTCCGCCTAACAAAAAAAAATCCAAACCTTCCTCAAAAACGCGTCGTCGTCTAAAGGATGCAGAGCCTCTACCCTTCACTATTGATCGCTTATCGCATGATGGCCGCGGCGTTGCAATCTACGGCAATGGGTTTGATGCCAAAGCGGGTCATGCTGAGGACAAACATGGCAAAAAAGTATTCGTAAGCTTTGCGCTACCCGGTGAAAGCGCTTTAGTGAAGCTGACTAATAGTCGCGCCAGCTTTGAGGAGGGCGACGCCATAGAGATTACTGCCAATCCAAATCCAGAACGTGCGGTACCGCCTTGCCCGCATTTTGGCGTTTGCGGCGGCTGTAACTTACAACACTGGCAGCCTGACGCACAGATTCATTTTAAGCAATCGGTATTGGCTGAAATGCTCGTTCATCAAGCTGATGTACAGCCTGATCATTGGCTTGACCCTGTGGTTGGCGATCGCTTAGGTTATCGTACCAAAGCGCGTCTTGGCGTACGTTATGTTGCCAAAAAAGAAACGGCATTGGTAGGTTTTCGTGAGCGCTCAAGCAACTTTTTAGCCGAGCTTAATGAGTGTCATATTTTGGATCCGCGTATTGGTTTTGAGATTGAGAACCTAAAAGCGCTAACTAGTACGCTTGAGAGCCGAGATAAAATCGCTCAGCTTGAGCTAGCGATGGGTGAGTATATTGCTGAGCTACCTGATGGCAAACAGCCAGTTGCGCTAATTGTACGTCATTTGGCTCCTTTATCAGATAGTGATGTCGACACTCTCAAAGCTTTTTTTGCAGCGCGCAGTTGGCAGCTTTATCTACAATCAAAAGGCGCTGATAGTATTGAGCGCATCGCTCTAACTAGCGACGATGATATGAGCGAGCAGTTTGGCCGCTTGTATTATCAATTGCCTGAGTACGACTTAACTTTTGAATTTATTCCAACCGACTTTACTCAAGTCAATCTCTCGGTAAATAGACAAATGACTAAGCTGGCTTGTGAGCTTTTGGATCTCAAAGCAGGCGAGCGAGTATTAGATTTATTTAGTGGTTTAGGTAATTTCAGCTTACCGTTAGCTCGATTGGTGGGCGAATCTGGCAAAGTGATTGGCGTTGAAGGTAGTGAAGAGATGACTTTGCGCGCCGCTACTAATGCCAAGCGCAATGGCCTTGATAATACCGAATTCTATAGTCAAGACTTGACGCAAGATTGTACCGATCAGCCTTGGGCCAACCAAGGTTTTGACGCTCTGCTCATCGATCCACCGCGCTCTGGAGCTTGGGAAATTATGCAATATCTGCCCAAATTCAATGCTAAGCGGATTGTCTATGTCTCTTGTAACCCAGCAACGCTAGCTCGTGACACCAAAGCACTGCTTGAGCAAGGTTATCGCTTAACCCATGCTGGGGTGATGGATATGTTCTGTCACACCGGTCACGTTGAATCTATCGCTAGGTTTGAGAAAGTTGCTTGTTAA